From a region of the Tiliqua scincoides isolate rTilSci1 chromosome 4, rTilSci1.hap2, whole genome shotgun sequence genome:
- the RNPC3 gene encoding RNA-binding region-containing protein 3: MELVHGGRPPRGRNPRTLLVRHLPAELTAAEKEDLLRHFGASSVRVLSDYGRLKHTAFATFPSENAAAQALSRLHQLTLLGHTLVVEYAKDQDSAPALSQSSQSEKDKSLEEPVKEEKERKELNCLKIESGIAPSHGLTFSINSCLKYLYPPPSSAILANIANALASVPKFYVQVLHLMNKMNLPPPFGPITARPPMYEEYIPMPPPLVPPLPPLEPPLPEEDDSQGSSKDESEYESGEEEDKARFTKLMELATLQPKRQIPTKQHRPRKKRKIKDLLNVSLPVHHSLHPALSPSEVFEQPQNVGLKKIEFHISADVPTILQKSLEMEQDNGIYAAVDNKTSNIGFGKIFPAPCFGQEEEAEEEDDEIPSEFISKRELEKGRVSQREMHTLSVFKNYETGDPNCRIYVKNLSKQVQEKDLKFIFGRYVDFSSETERIMFDIRLMKEGRMKGQAFIGLPNEKAAAKALKEANGYILFDKPMVVQFARSARPKPDSKDEKRKR, translated from the exons ATGGAGCTTGTCCACGGCGGGCGGCCGCCCCGGGGAAGGAACCCCCGAACGCTGTTGGTGCGGCACTTGCCCGCGGAGTTGACGGCAGCGGAGAAGGAGGACTTGCTCAGGCACTTCGGAGCCTCGTCCGTGCGGGTCCTCTCTGACTACGGGAGGCTG AAACACACAGCTTTTGCTACTTTTCCCAGTGAAAATGCAGCTGCTCAG GCTTTATCAAGACTACATCAGCTGACTCTTCTGGGCCATACTCTGGTAGTTGAATATGCAAAGGACCAAGATAGTGCTCCTGCACTTAGCCAGTCTTCTCAGTCTGAAAAGGACAAAAG TCTAGAAGAACCtgtgaaagaagaaaaggaaagaaaagagctAAATTGCTTGAAAATTGAAAGTGGAATTGCTCCTAGCCATGG GTTAACTTTTTCTATAAATTCTTGCCTCAAGTACCTATATCCACCACCGTcaagtgcaatcctagccaacataGCAAATGCTTTGGCAAGTGTGCCTAAGTTTTACGTCCAG GTTTTGCATCTTATGAACAAAATGAATCTTCCCCCTCCGTTTGGACCAATTACTGCTCGACCTCCCATG TATGAAGAATATATACCTATGCCACCCCCTCTTGTTCCACCTTTGCCCCCATTGGAGCCTCCTTTGCCGGAAGAAGACGACAGTCAAGGTTCAAGCAAAGATGAGTCAGAATATGAGAGTGGTGAGGAAGAAGACAAAGCAAG ATTTACAAAACTGATGGAACTCGCAACCCTTCAACCTAAGCGACAGATACCAACAAAACAGCACCgtccaagaaaaaaaagaaagataaaagATTTATTAAATGTCTCCCTACCCGTTCACCACAG TTTGCATCCTGCACTGTCGCCTTCAGAAGTGTTCGAGCAGCCTCAGAACGTAGGCCTCAAAAAAATTGAATTTCACATTTCTGCAGATGTACCAACTATTCTTCAGAAAAGCCTGGAGATGGAGCAGGACAATG gCATTTATGCTGCAGTTGATAATAAAACATCCAATATAGGATTTGGAAAAATCTTCCCTGCTCCCTGTTTCGGTCAAGAAGAGGaggcagaagaagaagatgatgaaaTACCGTCAGAATTTATTTCTAAAAGAGAATTAGAAAAAGGCAGGGTCTCCCAAAGAG AAATGCACACACTATCTGTCTTCAAAAACTATGAGACTGGTGACCCAAATTGCAGAATTTACGTGAAGAATTTGTCTAAGCAAGTTCAGGAAAAG GACTTGAAGTTTATTTTTGGAAGATACGTTGACTTTTCATCAGAAACTGAACGTATAAT GTTTGATATACGCTTAATGAAAGAAGGCCGCATGAAAGGACAAGCATTTATTGGACTTCCAAATGAAAAAGCAGCTGCAAAAGCTTTGAAAGAAGCAAATGGATAT